From Caretta caretta isolate rCarCar2 chromosome 9, rCarCar1.hap1, whole genome shotgun sequence, one genomic window encodes:
- the LOC142073258 gene encoding IgGFc-binding protein-like, translated as MVSTDFGLTVKFDGNHRVEVTLPSSFKEKVCGMCGNYNGNAADDFLNPDGVLEPDSTSLGNSWQVSNHSSCPPGTGHDPVCDESDKQIIASSAFCGLLTDVNGPFKKCHGVLDPTIYFSSCVYDQCELQMDPDSLCKSLQSYADACRSRGAEIDAWRNATFCPIDCPRNSHYEACTAACPATCVNPMAPASCSLPCVEGCVCDSGYLLYNDGCVPSSQCGCWHNGKHYPVGSEFWTDDTCSSKCRCPSQGSKVTCSNAACPADHYCGVQNGKPGCYPETYGICRVHNDPHYNTFDRETHHFMGICTYTLAKVCANSSSLPYFNVEAKNEHRGKPTVSYVQKVLVEVYGQHIEILRNRPSQVLVNEVLMTLPVSAAGGSIRVRRSGRYVTLETDFRLRVSYDTDHSVEVKVPTTYFNRTCGMCGNFNGRRQDDYMMPDGQQAKNSNELGNSWRVMDDDPPCGGIPPPDPCPADQENLYRTDRFCGMITQRPGPFAVCHSVINPESIFESCVYDLCALNGSEELLCSALATYADACQEAGVTLPPWRNATFCAPTCSAPNSHYEPCMTACPATCLDRLAPENCSKPCVEGCACNSGFVLSGSACVPEAKCGCVFQDIYYSEGERVVTENCTSRCECLGNGIMTCSELSCGPDEICKIQNGLRGCYPAGTATCHIYGDPHYTTFDGKLHHFQGACNYTVVETCDNSSGSFRVTTRNEHRGSPSWTAINSVALTLDGVHIALRKNRMVYINGALASPPETPLPGVTVSLIGRYVQITTTLGVQLQFNGDHELFVRVTEKYKGRLCGLCGTYTGTQQDDFTRPDGVVVADANEFGASWRVPDDEWPCNTTILPPVTCTPSEQLAAEERCGILTHRDGPFAPCHSAVPPHLYLESCVYDQCATGGSSEQLCNDLESYAAACAEAGVSLGEWTADTICGKFQPVSVDAYVPNCTPTAFVGRSI; from the exons ATGGTCAGCACAGACTTTGGGTTGACCGTGAAGTTTGATGGGAACCATCGAGTGGAAGTGACCCTTCCGAGCTCCTTTAAAGAGAAGGTTTGTGGGATGTGTGGGAACTACAACGGGAACGCAGCGGACGACTTTCTGAATCCAGATGGGGTGCTGGAGCCAGACTCTACCAGCCTTGGCAACAGCTGGCAGGTCTCCAACCACAGCAG tTGTCCTCCAGGAACAGGCCATGACCCAGTCTGCGACGAGAGTGATAAGCAAATCATTGCCAGCAGTGCTTTCTGTGGTCTCCTGACAGATGTGAACGGCCCATTTAAAAAGTGCCACGGGGTGCTAGATCCTACCATTTACTTCAGCAGCTGCGTTTATGACCAGTGTGAATTGCAAATGGATCCCGACTCCCTCTGCAAGAGTCTGCAGTCTTATGCAGATGCCTGTCGGTCAAGGGGAGCTGAGATAGATGCCTGGAGGAATGCTACCTTCTGCC CCATTGACTGTCCACGCAACAGTCACTATGAAGCATGCACGGCAGCCTGCCCTGCTACCTGTGTCAACCCGATGGCTCCTGCCAGCTGCAGCCTGCCGTGTGTGGAAGGATGCGTGTGCGACAGTGGCTATCTTCTCTACAACGACGGCTGTGTCCCCAGCAGTCAGTGCGGGTGTTGGCACAATGGCAAACACTACCCTGTTGGCTCTGAATTCTGGACCGATGACACCTGCTCCTCTAAATGCAGATGTCCCTCTCAGGGGAGCAAAGTAACGTGCTCGAACGCAGCCTGCCCAGCCGATCATTACTGTGGGGTTCAGAACGGAAAACCTGGCTGCTACCCTGAGACTTACGGGATCTGCCGCGTCCACAACGACCCTCATTACAACACGTTTGACAGAGAGACTCACCACTTCATGGGGATCTGCACCTACACGCTGGCCAAAGTGTGCGCCAACTCCAGCTCTCTGCCTTATTTCAATGTAGAAGCCAAGAACGAGCATCGAGGGAAGCCCACGGTGTCCTATGTGCAGAAAGTCCTGGTGGAGGTTTATGGACAACACATAGAAATTCTCAGAAACCGTCCAAGCCAAGTGCTG GTCAATGAGGTGCTAATGACCCTTCCTGTCAGCGCAGCTGGTGGGTCAATCAGAGTGAGAAGGAGCGGACGATACGTTACCCTAGAGACAGATTTCAGACTGAGGGTTTCCTATGACACCGATCACTCGGTGGAAGTGAAGGTGCCCACCACCTATTTCAACAGGACCTGTGGCATGTGCGGTAACTTTAACGGTCGGAGACAGGATGACTATATGATGCCCGATGGGCAGCAAGCCAAGAACTCTAATGAGCTGGGAAACAGCTGGCGTGTCATGGACGACGATCCCCCTTGCGGTGGCATCCCACcaccagacccctgccctgcagaCCAGGAGAACCTCTACAGAACAGACAGATTCTGTGGCATGATAACCCAGAGGCCTGGCCCCTTTGCGGTCTGCCACTCCGTGATCAATCCTGAGAGCATCTTTGAGAGCTGCGTCTATGACCTCTGTGCGCTGAATGGGAGTGAGGAGCTCCTGTGTAGCGCTCTGGCGACCTACGCGGATGCGTGTCAGGAAGCCGGGGTGACGCTCCCCCCCTGGAGAAATGCCACCTTCTGCG CTCCCACCTGCTCTGCTCCCAACAGCCACTACGAGCCTTGTATGACTGCCTGCCCTGCCACATGTCTGGACCGCCTCGCCCCCGAGAACTGCAGCAAGCCCTGTGTCGAGGGCTGCGCGTGTAATTCTGGATTCGTGCTCAGCGGAAGCGCCTGTGTGCCAGAAGCCAAGTGTGGCTGTGTGTTCCAGGACATATACTACAGT GAAGGAGAGCGCGTTGTGACGGAGAACTGCACGAGCCGTTGTGAGTGTCTTGGAAACGGCATCATGACGTGCAGTGAGCTGTCTTGTGGTCCAGATGAGATCTGCAAGATTCAAAATGGCCTGCGGGGATGTTATCCCGCCGGCACCGCGACGTGCCACATCTACGGTGACCCACATTACACCACCTTTGATGGGAAACTTCACCACTTCCAGGGTGCCTGCAACTACACCGTGGTGGAGACCTGCGATAACTCCTCTGGCAGTTTTAGGGTTACCACCCGAAATGAACACCGGGGCAGCCCCAGCTGGACAGCCATTAACTCCGTCGCTCTCACCCTGGATGGCGTCCACATTGCCCTCAGGAAGAACAGGATGGTCTAC ATTAATGGTGCCCTGGCCTCTCCCCCTGAAACTCCTCTCCCTGGAGTGACCGTTTCACTCATCGGACGCTACGTACAAATTACTACCACCCTGGGCGTCCAGCTGCAGTTCAATGGGGACCACGAGCTCTTTGTAAGAGTGACTGAGAAGTACAAAGGGCGGCTGTGCGGATTGTGCGGGACGTACACCGGGACCCAGCAGGACGACTTCACGAGACCTGATGGGGTCGTGGTGGCAGACGCCAATGAATTTGGAGCCAGCTGGAGGGTGCCTGACGATGAGTGGCC GTGTAATACAACGATCCTGCCACCGGTAACGTGCACTCCCTCCGAGCAGCTGGCAGCCGAGGAGCGGTGTGGAATCCTAACGCACCGCGACGGCCCATTCGCACCCTGCCATTCTGCGGTGCCACCCCACCTGTACCTTGAGAGCTGTGTCTACGACCAGTGTGCCACAGGAGGAagctctgagcagctctgcaATGATCTGGAATCGTATGCGGCAGCCTGTGCAGAGGCAGGAGTCTCTCTTGGGGAATGGACGGCGGACACTATCTGCGGTAAATTTCAGCCGGTATCAGTAGATGCCTATGTGCCAAATTGTACACCCACAGCATTTGTGGGGAGGAGCATTTAG